In Leifsonia sp. ZF2019, a genomic segment contains:
- a CDS encoding NAD-dependent epimerase/dehydratase family protein, with product MSDTTRTAMIIGGTGQIGSAAARRLAADGWSVLVAHRGEHHGDTELTEYDVTSIRLDRDDTDALVERARGHDLVLDTVAYEPRHGEQLARLAGDVGSLVVISTGSVYTGRNGGYLDTVTGPEDFPDYPLPLRETDPTVDNAERTYSPLKAALERTLLAVDDLPVSILRPGAVYGPFSPALREWYFIKRALDDRERVVLSDSGANRFSTSSTVNIAELVTLCAEQPGRRVLNAVDEDGFSVAEIARAVYRALGRDVEVDAFPGPPQDGVGGTPWTVAHPLLLSMAAAKVELGYRQQVGYAEAVAAAVDWAVREVKAAERRQEDWTSAFPGLATRAAEDRWFDYAAEDAFLAAR from the coding sequence ATGTCGGACACCACGCGCACGGCCATGATCATCGGCGGCACGGGACAGATCGGATCCGCCGCGGCACGGAGACTGGCAGCGGACGGCTGGTCGGTGCTCGTCGCCCACCGCGGCGAGCACCACGGCGACACCGAGCTCACGGAGTACGACGTGACGAGCATCCGCCTCGACCGCGACGACACCGACGCGCTCGTCGAACGGGCGCGCGGACACGACCTGGTGCTGGACACCGTCGCGTACGAGCCCCGGCACGGGGAGCAGCTGGCCCGGCTCGCGGGAGATGTCGGCTCGCTGGTCGTCATCTCGACCGGCTCGGTCTACACGGGGCGCAACGGAGGCTACCTCGACACCGTCACCGGCCCGGAGGACTTCCCCGACTACCCGCTGCCGCTTCGCGAGACCGACCCGACCGTGGACAACGCCGAGCGCACCTACTCCCCGCTGAAAGCGGCCCTCGAGCGCACCCTTCTCGCCGTCGACGACCTTCCCGTCAGCATCCTGCGCCCGGGAGCCGTGTACGGCCCGTTCAGCCCGGCCCTGCGGGAGTGGTACTTCATCAAGCGGGCGCTGGACGACCGCGAGCGCGTGGTGCTCTCCGACAGCGGCGCCAACCGCTTCAGCACCTCCTCGACCGTCAACATCGCCGAACTCGTGACGCTGTGCGCCGAGCAGCCGGGCAGGCGCGTGCTCAACGCGGTGGACGAGGACGGCTTCAGCGTCGCCGAGATCGCCCGGGCCGTCTACCGCGCCCTCGGCCGCGACGTAGAGGTGGACGCGTTCCCCGGACCTCCCCAGGACGGCGTCGGCGGCACCCCGTGGACCGTAGCGCATCCGCTGCTGCTCAGCATGGCGGCGGCGAAGGTCGAACTCGGCTACCGGCAGCAGGTCGGGTACGCGGAGGCGGTCGCCGCCGCGGTCGACTGGGCGGTGCGCGAGGTGAAGGCCGCCGAGCGGAGGCAGGAGGACTGGACGAGCGCGTTCCCCGGGCTCGCCACGCGGGCGGCCGAGGACCGCTGGTTCGACTATGCGGCGGAGGACGCCTTCCTGGCGGCGCGCTGA
- a CDS encoding bifunctional lysylphosphatidylglycerol flippase/synthetase MprF, whose product MSSAPTASERRADAEQAPAEPGRGRTPPAAFWVALSRFARVAPADIVLAVVGLAASIVTGTMWSPAAGSGTALVWAAGVTTTIQGGFWWTPLTALFVPEDVAQLVVALVLALTLMAVAERLLGTLRASLAFLVTGVVGITLGVVGQWAAASVGELWATATEFDFTLDPTIGIVGALITASAFASALWRRRIRLLTFATVLAFVLYNGDQNNVYRLIAALVGLALGAILRGGRIQRIRRSSHGETRNLVAAIVAITALGPLVALLPPGGLGPFSFIATLFQHQQLDTATVLQQCDQVYTSNCRLELAVVSVQGIGPLLLTLLPLVLLLVTAIGLRRGRHFALILGIVVNAAMIVLPFTALPDGDLRIDVDGIDALAPAIEALAWVLAVIVVPLASIVLLIATRRQFQIRAPRESVVRFTLLVVSSFVLLGVAYLIAGLASLVEFVPDATIGDVFASTLRRFVPSGFESVLGQVIVPTAPAVIVLYQWVGPVFWLIFVVATMRLYRATSTGRTIGDELHFRELLRAGGGGTLGFMGTWPGNVYWFSEENDAAVAYRVINGIAITLSDPVCRPDRAERAIIEFIGFCDANGWVPVFYSIHGAYLPVFDSLGWQSVSVGEETLMHPQTFDMAGKPWQKVRQAHNRGLKEGITTVWSTWDDLPPLHQTQIASISEQWVAEKELPEMGFTLGGMAELKDPDVRLFLAFDPAGGLQAVTSWLPTWRDGRVVAYTIDFMRRADESIPGIMEFIIASAALRMREDGVETLSLSGAPLASKPLAPGEEPGEPDAMDRLLGFLARTLEPAYGFASLFRFKSKFNPTYETIFMAYADPMALPAIGNAIGKAYLPDANAREYVALARTILR is encoded by the coding sequence ATGAGCAGCGCCCCCACCGCGAGCGAGCGACGAGCGGACGCCGAGCAGGCGCCCGCGGAGCCCGGTCGCGGCCGAACGCCGCCCGCCGCTTTCTGGGTCGCCCTGAGCCGCTTCGCCCGGGTCGCGCCCGCGGACATCGTGCTCGCCGTCGTCGGGCTGGCCGCATCCATCGTCACCGGCACGATGTGGAGCCCGGCGGCCGGCAGCGGGACCGCCCTCGTCTGGGCGGCCGGGGTGACCACGACCATCCAGGGCGGGTTCTGGTGGACGCCGCTGACGGCCCTGTTCGTCCCGGAGGACGTCGCTCAGCTCGTCGTCGCCCTCGTGCTGGCGCTCACGCTGATGGCGGTCGCCGAGCGACTGCTCGGGACGCTGCGCGCCTCCCTGGCGTTCCTGGTGACGGGGGTGGTCGGCATCACGCTGGGCGTCGTCGGCCAGTGGGCGGCCGCGAGCGTCGGCGAGCTGTGGGCGACAGCCACCGAGTTCGACTTCACACTCGACCCGACCATCGGGATCGTCGGCGCGCTCATCACCGCGAGCGCCTTCGCGTCCGCACTTTGGCGTCGGCGGATCCGCCTCCTGACCTTCGCGACCGTACTCGCATTCGTGCTCTACAACGGCGACCAGAACAACGTGTACCGGCTGATCGCCGCTCTCGTCGGACTGGCACTGGGGGCGATCCTGCGCGGCGGTCGCATCCAGCGCATCCGGCGCAGCTCCCACGGCGAGACGCGCAATCTCGTCGCGGCGATCGTCGCGATCACTGCCCTCGGACCACTGGTGGCTCTGCTCCCGCCGGGCGGCCTCGGCCCCTTCTCGTTCATCGCGACGCTCTTCCAGCACCAGCAGCTCGACACGGCGACCGTGCTCCAGCAGTGCGACCAGGTCTACACCTCCAACTGCCGCCTGGAGCTCGCGGTCGTGTCGGTACAGGGCATCGGGCCGCTGCTGCTCACGCTGCTGCCGCTGGTGCTCCTGCTCGTCACGGCGATCGGTCTGCGCCGCGGGCGCCACTTCGCGCTCATCCTGGGCATCGTGGTCAACGCGGCCATGATCGTGCTGCCGTTCACCGCGCTTCCCGACGGCGACCTCCGCATCGACGTGGACGGCATCGACGCCCTCGCCCCGGCGATCGAGGCGCTGGCGTGGGTGCTCGCGGTGATCGTCGTGCCGCTGGCGTCGATCGTGCTGCTGATCGCCACCCGGCGGCAGTTCCAGATCCGGGCGCCGCGGGAGTCCGTCGTGCGGTTCACCCTCCTGGTGGTCTCGTCGTTCGTGCTCCTGGGCGTCGCGTACCTCATCGCCGGGCTCGCCTCCCTGGTCGAGTTCGTGCCCGACGCGACCATCGGCGACGTCTTCGCCTCGACCCTCCGGCGGTTCGTCCCGTCCGGATTCGAGTCGGTTCTCGGGCAGGTGATCGTGCCGACCGCACCCGCGGTGATCGTTCTCTATCAGTGGGTCGGGCCGGTGTTCTGGCTGATCTTCGTGGTCGCGACCATGCGGCTCTACCGCGCGACGTCCACCGGCCGCACCATCGGCGACGAGCTGCACTTCCGTGAGCTGCTGCGGGCGGGCGGAGGAGGCACGCTCGGCTTCATGGGCACCTGGCCGGGCAACGTCTACTGGTTCAGCGAGGAGAACGACGCGGCGGTCGCCTACCGGGTCATCAACGGCATCGCGATCACGCTCTCGGACCCGGTGTGCCGCCCCGACCGCGCCGAGCGAGCGATCATCGAGTTCATCGGGTTCTGCGACGCCAACGGCTGGGTGCCCGTGTTCTACAGCATCCACGGTGCGTACCTGCCCGTGTTCGACTCCCTCGGCTGGCAGTCGGTCTCCGTCGGCGAGGAGACGCTGATGCACCCGCAGACCTTCGACATGGCGGGCAAGCCGTGGCAGAAGGTACGGCAGGCGCACAACCGCGGGCTCAAAGAGGGCATCACCACCGTCTGGTCGACCTGGGACGACCTGCCCCCGCTGCACCAGACCCAGATCGCCTCCATCAGCGAGCAGTGGGTGGCCGAGAAGGAGCTGCCGGAGATGGGGTTCACGCTCGGCGGCATGGCCGAGCTGAAGGACCCGGACGTGCGTCTCTTCCTCGCGTTCGACCCCGCGGGCGGTCTGCAGGCCGTGACGAGCTGGCTGCCGACCTGGCGCGACGGGCGGGTGGTCGCCTACACGATCGACTTCATGCGACGGGCGGACGAGAGCATCCCCGGGATCATGGAGTTCATCATCGCGTCCGCGGCGCTGCGGATGCGCGAGGACGGTGTGGAGACGCTCAGCCTCTCGGGCGCTCCCCTCGCGAGCAAACCGCTCGCACCCGGCGAGGAACCCGGAGAGCCCGACGCGATGGACCGCCTGCTCGGCTTCCTCGCCCGGACGCTCGAGCCCGCCTACGGGTTCGCTTCCCTATTCAGGTTCAAGAGCAAGTTCAATCCGACGTACGAGACGATCTTCATGGCGTACGCGGACCCGATGGCGCTCCCGGCCATCGGGAACGCGATCGGCAAGGCCTACCTGCCCGACGCCAACGCGCGCGAGTACGTCGCACTGGCCCGCACCATCCTGCGCTGA
- the hemE gene encoding uroporphyrinogen decarboxylase — MTALAPAHPLAAGRTTSSRLVRAYQGDRPETTPVWFMRQAGRSLPEYRELRVGTRMLDACLDPAMASEITLQPVRRHGVDAGIFFSDIVVPLKLAGVEVEIQPGKGPVFAHPVRTAADVDRLAAVDPAALGDDVFAPIAEAVRLTIAELGDTPLIGFAGAPFTLAAYLVEGGPSKDHIRARTLMHADPDAWARLMAWAADISGAFLRAQVLAGTSAAQLFDSWAGSLSLHDYVQHVAPASARALSHVRDLTYAVPGAPAASDDLAAPVEPETRNVPIVHFGVGTGELLTAMHDVGADTVGVDYRIPLDEASRRLGHVVPLQGNVDPAMLDAPWEVLEAHVDDVLERGRDAPSHVLNLGHGVPPETDPTVLTRLVEHVHGWRPE, encoded by the coding sequence GTGACCGCACTCGCACCCGCCCACCCCCTCGCCGCCGGCCGCACGACCTCCAGCCGTCTCGTCCGCGCCTACCAGGGCGACCGCCCCGAGACGACGCCCGTCTGGTTCATGCGCCAGGCCGGCCGCTCCCTCCCGGAGTACCGGGAGCTGCGCGTCGGCACCCGCATGCTCGACGCCTGCCTCGACCCGGCGATGGCGAGCGAGATCACGCTCCAGCCGGTTCGCCGCCACGGCGTCGACGCCGGCATCTTCTTCAGCGACATCGTGGTGCCGCTGAAGCTCGCCGGCGTGGAGGTGGAGATCCAGCCCGGCAAGGGGCCGGTCTTCGCGCACCCCGTGCGCACGGCGGCCGACGTCGATCGGCTCGCCGCCGTCGACCCGGCCGCGCTCGGCGACGACGTGTTCGCACCGATCGCCGAGGCCGTGCGGCTCACGATCGCCGAGCTGGGTGACACCCCCTTGATCGGTTTCGCCGGTGCGCCCTTCACTCTGGCCGCCTACCTGGTCGAGGGCGGACCTTCCAAGGACCACATCCGCGCCCGCACGCTCATGCACGCCGACCCCGACGCGTGGGCGCGCCTCATGGCGTGGGCCGCGGACATCTCCGGCGCGTTCCTGCGCGCGCAGGTGCTCGCCGGGACGAGCGCGGCGCAGCTCTTCGACTCCTGGGCGGGCTCGCTGTCCCTCCACGACTACGTGCAGCACGTCGCCCCCGCCTCCGCCCGGGCGCTCTCGCACGTGCGCGACCTGACCTACGCGGTGCCCGGAGCTCCAGCGGCGTCGGACGACCTCGCGGCGCCCGTCGAGCCGGAGACCCGCAACGTCCCGATCGTCCACTTCGGCGTCGGCACCGGCGAGCTCCTCACGGCCATGCACGATGTCGGCGCCGACACCGTGGGCGTCGACTACCGCATCCCCCTCGACGAGGCGAGCCGCCGGCTCGGGCACGTGGTGCCGTTGCAGGGCAATGTCGACCCGGCCATGCTCGACGCTCCGTGGGAGGTGCTGGAGGCGCATGTCGACGATGTGCTCGAGCGCGGCCGCGACGCCCCCTCCCACGTCCTCAACCTCGGCCACGGCGTCCCTCCCGAGACCGACCCGACCGTGCTGACCCGGTTGGTCGAGCACGTGCACGGCTGGCGGCCCGAATGA
- a CDS encoding glutamyl-tRNA reductase — protein MLLCFSSSHRTADFDLLERLERSAPAVTAALAEHSELVAGSVVVATCNRFEAYLDIDDPLPSARAVSSETVIDAVSAASGIPADELRTSSTVYCDHSVAEHLFAVSSGLESVVVGEGEIAGQVRRSLESARASGTVTSELERLFQVASRTSRGVKNRTGIMTAGRSMVRLALDLAESRISDWSQTRVLLVGTGKYAGASLAALRDKGADDVRVHSASGRAAKFALSHDVRPVVEGGLLEALARADLVVTCTTVTDYVLTRELLADALAQPGAAERRLVVDLGLPRNVDPTVAELDGVELLDLETISIHAPLEELSAADDARSIVGKAAAEFAAQTAEQAVTPALVALRKHVFDVLDAEIERARSRGADEQTEVALRHLAGVLLHTPSVRARELARSGDADAFVAGAAALFGLEIEAAAARPRLSAVDDETAAS, from the coding sequence GTGCTTCTCTGCTTCTCGTCGAGCCACCGCACGGCGGATTTCGACCTCCTCGAACGGCTTGAGCGCTCCGCGCCGGCCGTGACCGCGGCGCTCGCGGAGCACAGCGAGCTCGTCGCCGGATCGGTCGTCGTCGCCACCTGCAACCGCTTCGAGGCCTACCTCGACATCGACGACCCGCTGCCGTCCGCGCGGGCCGTCTCATCGGAGACCGTGATCGACGCCGTCAGCGCCGCGAGCGGCATCCCCGCTGACGAGCTGCGCACCTCCAGCACCGTGTACTGCGACCACTCGGTCGCCGAGCACCTCTTCGCGGTCTCCAGCGGCCTCGAGTCCGTCGTCGTCGGCGAAGGCGAGATCGCCGGTCAGGTGCGCCGCTCGCTCGAGTCGGCCCGCGCCTCCGGCACCGTCACCAGCGAGCTGGAGCGCCTGTTCCAGGTCGCCTCCCGCACCTCCCGCGGGGTCAAGAACCGCACCGGCATCATGACCGCCGGCCGCTCGATGGTCCGCCTGGCGCTCGACCTGGCCGAGAGCCGGATCAGCGATTGGTCGCAGACCCGCGTGCTGCTCGTCGGCACCGGCAAGTACGCCGGTGCGAGCCTCGCCGCGCTGCGCGACAAGGGCGCGGACGACGTGCGTGTCCACTCGGCGTCGGGACGCGCCGCGAAGTTCGCGCTGTCGCATGACGTGCGCCCCGTCGTCGAGGGCGGACTGCTCGAGGCCCTCGCCCGGGCCGACCTCGTCGTCACCTGCACCACGGTCACCGACTACGTGCTCACCCGTGAACTCCTGGCCGACGCACTCGCGCAGCCCGGGGCCGCCGAGCGCCGCCTGGTCGTGGACCTGGGCCTCCCCCGCAACGTCGACCCGACCGTCGCCGAGCTCGACGGCGTGGAGCTGCTCGACCTCGAGACCATCAGCATCCACGCTCCCCTCGAGGAGCTCTCGGCCGCAGACGACGCCCGCAGCATCGTCGGGAAGGCCGCCGCGGAGTTCGCCGCCCAGACCGCCGAGCAGGCCGTGACGCCGGCGCTGGTCGCGCTCCGCAAGCACGTGTTCGACGTGCTCGACGCCGAGATCGAGCGTGCCCGCTCGCGTGGTGCCGACGAGCAGACGGAGGTCGCCCTGCGCCACCTCGCCGGTGTGCTCCTCCACACCCCGTCCGTGCGAGCGCGCGAGCTCGCGCGCAGCGGCGACGCCGACGCGTTCGTCGCAGGCGCCGCAGCCCTGTTCGGTCTCGAGATCGAGGCCGCCGCCGCGCGGCCGCGGCTGAGCGCCGTCGACGACGAGACGGCCGCATCCTGA
- a CDS encoding glycine--tRNA ligase, protein MAATSKLDSVITLAQHRGFVFPSGDIYGGTRSAWDYGPLGVELKENIKREWWNRFVRGRGDMVGLDSAIILPTAVWEASGHVKVFSDPLTESLITHKRYRADHLFEAYEAQHGHPPANGLDDIADPDHPDKVGQWTPIRQFSGLMKTYLGVVDDESGLHYMRPETAQGIFTDFAAVLQTARKKPPFGIGQIGKAFRNEITPGNFIFRTREFEQMEIEFFVEPGTDEEWFQTWIDLCWDWFVDLGIDPENIRRFEHPKDKLAHYSKRTIDIEYKFEFAGNAWGELMGVANRTDYDLKTHIENSGKDLSYFDQNKNERYVPFVIEPSFGLTRALMAFLVDAYDEEEVPNAKGGTDKRTVLHLDPRLAPVKVAVLPLSRNEALSPLARSLADRLRQRRNVDFDDSGAIGRRYRRQDEVGTPLAVTVDFDSLEDDAVTVRDRDTMKQERIPLEGLDRYLAERLREI, encoded by the coding sequence ATGGCCGCCACGTCGAAGCTGGATTCCGTCATCACGCTGGCTCAGCACCGCGGATTCGTCTTCCCGTCCGGTGACATCTACGGCGGAACGCGCTCGGCGTGGGACTACGGCCCCCTCGGCGTCGAGCTCAAGGAGAACATCAAGCGCGAGTGGTGGAACCGCTTCGTGCGCGGCCGCGGCGACATGGTCGGCCTCGACTCCGCGATCATCCTCCCGACCGCGGTGTGGGAGGCGTCGGGTCACGTGAAGGTGTTCAGCGACCCGCTGACCGAGTCGCTCATCACCCACAAGCGCTACCGCGCCGACCACCTCTTCGAGGCGTACGAGGCGCAGCACGGCCACCCGCCGGCGAACGGCCTCGACGACATCGCCGACCCCGACCATCCGGACAAGGTCGGCCAGTGGACCCCGATCCGCCAGTTCTCCGGACTGATGAAGACCTACCTCGGCGTGGTCGACGACGAGTCCGGCCTGCACTACATGCGCCCCGAGACCGCCCAGGGCATCTTCACCGACTTCGCCGCCGTGCTCCAGACGGCCCGCAAGAAGCCGCCGTTCGGCATCGGCCAGATCGGCAAGGCCTTCCGCAACGAGATCACGCCGGGCAACTTCATCTTCCGCACCCGCGAGTTCGAGCAGATGGAGATCGAGTTCTTCGTCGAGCCCGGCACCGACGAGGAGTGGTTCCAGACCTGGATCGACCTGTGCTGGGACTGGTTCGTCGACCTCGGCATCGACCCGGAGAACATCCGCCGCTTCGAGCACCCGAAGGACAAGCTGGCGCACTACTCGAAGCGCACCATCGACATCGAGTACAAGTTCGAGTTCGCGGGCAACGCGTGGGGCGAGCTCATGGGCGTCGCCAACCGCACCGACTACGACCTCAAGACGCACATCGAGAACTCCGGCAAAGACCTGAGCTACTTCGACCAGAACAAGAACGAGAGGTACGTGCCCTTCGTGATCGAGCCGTCGTTCGGCCTCACGCGCGCGCTCATGGCGTTCCTGGTCGACGCGTACGACGAGGAGGAGGTGCCGAACGCCAAGGGCGGCACCGACAAGCGCACGGTGCTGCACCTCGACCCGCGCCTCGCGCCGGTGAAGGTCGCCGTGCTTCCGCTCTCCCGCAACGAGGCACTCTCACCGCTCGCGCGCTCGCTCGCCGACCGCCTGCGTCAGCGCCGCAACGTGGACTTCGACGACTCGGGCGCCATCGGCCGCCGGTACCGCCGTCAGGACGAGGTCGGCACTCCGCTGGCCGTCACCGTCGACTTCGACTCGCTGGAGGACGACGCCGTGACCGTGCGCGACCGCGACACGATGAAGCAGGAGCGCATCCCGCTCGAGGGCCTCGACCGATACCTGGCGGAGCGCCTGCGCGAGATCTGA
- a CDS encoding serine hydrolase: MTMQIQESERRRRHATARRARHRGPAAPDDAFSRSFNSLGQLALQGVQVSARATDLTTGAVLFSVDDHVVMPTASIGKVLLLVEVAARLQSGQLSPLAQLDRLPQDAAGDSGIWQHLQVPALPVTDLAALVGATSDNLATNVLLRRVGLEAVSARTEALGLTRTALLDLVRDHRGPDDAPQLSVGSANELTWLFSSLARGEIVDAATSQRVIGWLSLNSDFSLVSSAFGLDPHAHRHAEHGILLVNKTGIDVGVRSEVGVLRGPRAGVTYAVSTYFDDSDLQDRLTVIDGLRTVGIDLLEYVF, encoded by the coding sequence GTGACGATGCAGATCCAGGAGTCCGAGCGCCGCCGGCGCCACGCAACCGCCCGTCGGGCGCGCCACCGGGGACCGGCCGCACCCGACGACGCCTTCTCGCGCAGTTTCAACAGCCTCGGTCAGCTCGCCCTTCAGGGCGTGCAGGTCTCGGCGCGCGCGACCGACCTGACCACCGGCGCGGTGCTGTTCTCGGTGGACGATCACGTCGTCATGCCGACGGCGAGCATCGGCAAGGTCCTGCTGCTGGTGGAGGTCGCCGCGCGCCTTCAGTCTGGCCAGCTGAGCCCGCTCGCGCAGCTCGACCGCCTGCCGCAGGACGCCGCCGGCGATTCCGGGATCTGGCAGCACTTGCAGGTCCCGGCGCTCCCCGTGACCGACCTCGCCGCCCTCGTCGGCGCGACGAGCGACAACCTGGCGACCAACGTCCTCCTCCGCCGGGTCGGTCTGGAGGCAGTGAGCGCCCGAACGGAGGCTCTCGGCCTGACGCGCACCGCCCTCCTCGACCTGGTGCGCGACCATCGCGGTCCGGATGACGCACCGCAGCTCTCGGTCGGCAGCGCGAACGAGCTGACCTGGCTGTTCTCGTCGCTCGCGCGGGGCGAGATCGTGGATGCGGCGACCAGTCAGCGGGTCATCGGCTGGCTGTCGCTCAACAGCGACTTCTCGTTGGTGTCGAGCGCGTTCGGCCTCGACCCGCACGCGCACCGTCACGCCGAGCACGGCATCCTCCTGGTCAACAAGACGGGCATCGATGTCGGCGTCCGCAGCGAGGTCGGCGTCCTGCGCGGTCCGCGCGCGGGCGTCACCTATGCCGTCTCGACCTACTTCGACGATTCCGATCTGCAGGACCGTCTCACCGTGATCGACGGGCTGCGCACGGTCGGAATCGATCTGCTGGAGTACGTGTTCTGA
- a CDS encoding GNAT family N-acetyltransferase has protein sequence MSDDAAAPTETVEPHGATGLPYAAQELRTERLLLRPLNTGDLDDVHAYQKLKDVVRYLYWEVHDHEESAKHLRKRIAMNRLEKDGEGIVYAVELPDPDGGHGRVIGDMSVFLKSAAWGKFEIGWVFHPAFHGNGFASEAAEAILGLCFDTLGAHRVFAQLDARNEASARLCERIGMRQEALLRETEIFKGEWSDTAVYALLEQEWRSR, from the coding sequence GTGAGCGACGACGCCGCAGCCCCCACCGAGACCGTCGAGCCGCATGGCGCGACGGGGCTCCCCTACGCCGCACAGGAGCTGCGCACCGAGCGGCTGCTCCTGCGCCCTCTGAACACGGGCGATCTCGACGACGTGCACGCCTACCAGAAGCTGAAGGACGTCGTGCGCTACCTCTACTGGGAGGTGCACGACCACGAGGAGTCCGCCAAGCACCTGCGCAAGCGGATCGCGATGAACCGCCTCGAGAAGGACGGCGAGGGCATCGTCTACGCGGTGGAGCTGCCCGACCCCGATGGCGGCCACGGCCGCGTCATCGGCGACATGAGCGTGTTCCTGAAGTCGGCGGCGTGGGGCAAGTTCGAGATCGGCTGGGTGTTCCATCCCGCCTTCCACGGCAACGGCTTCGCCAGCGAGGCGGCGGAGGCGATCCTCGGCCTCTGCTTCGACACCCTCGGCGCCCACCGGGTGTTCGCCCAGCTCGACGCCCGCAACGAGGCGTCGGCCCGGCTGTGCGAGCGCATCGGCATGCGGCAGGAGGCCCTCCTGCGCGAGACCGAGATCTTCAAGGGCGAGTGGTCCGACACGGCCGTCTACGCCCTGCTCGAGCAGGAGTGGCGCTCCCGCTGA
- the hemG gene encoding protoporphyrinogen oxidase, which produces MSDDTLADEIRHAVEAPPTRIVVIGGGVAGLVVARECARPGFEVTVLEASERVGGSVAPLDLDGLTLDAGAESFATRGGHVAELIEELGLSGDVVEPNAAGAWVRHGRRSVPLPKAGLLGIPSSPLARDVVAAVGWGGALRAYLDRLTPVLKIGREKRLGTLVRSRMGAKVLDLLVAPVVTGVYAAAPDDLDVDVVAPGLNAALTRLGSLSGAVGELRSAAKAGSAVGGIRGGMWRLPAALAEDIASRGGTIRLHAPVAAIDPWAAPSGQEQAAEAVEAALAGILADEFELPAPTVVGDVDRPARWSVRLADGERIDADAVVLAAPADPALALLATADDALGDLAGLEWPASSSVELVTLVLADDRLGAAPQGTGVLVADTADADVTAKAMTHSSAKWAWVAEAAGPGRHVVRLSYGRAGRPAESRELDDAALRALAVADAGRLLNIPLRESDLVAFARTPWTNALPYATVGQRDRIQRVRDGAEAVEGLEVTGSWLTGTGLASVVPDARRAAENARGLRWKALTDNL; this is translated from the coding sequence ATGAGCGACGACACGCTCGCCGACGAGATCCGGCACGCGGTCGAGGCGCCGCCCACCCGTATCGTCGTGATCGGCGGCGGCGTCGCCGGGCTGGTCGTGGCGCGCGAGTGCGCCCGCCCCGGGTTCGAGGTGACGGTGCTGGAGGCGTCGGAGCGCGTCGGCGGCTCGGTCGCCCCACTCGACCTCGACGGACTCACCCTCGACGCGGGTGCGGAGAGCTTCGCCACCCGCGGCGGGCACGTCGCCGAGCTGATCGAGGAGCTCGGCCTCTCCGGCGACGTGGTCGAGCCGAACGCCGCCGGCGCCTGGGTGCGGCACGGCCGCCGTTCCGTGCCTCTTCCGAAGGCCGGCCTCCTCGGCATCCCGAGCTCCCCGCTGGCGCGCGACGTCGTCGCCGCGGTCGGATGGGGCGGCGCCCTCCGCGCCTACCTCGACCGCCTCACCCCCGTGCTGAAGATCGGTCGGGAGAAGAGGCTCGGTACGCTCGTCCGCTCCCGGATGGGCGCGAAGGTCCTCGACCTCCTCGTGGCTCCGGTCGTCACCGGGGTCTACGCCGCCGCGCCCGACGACCTCGACGTCGATGTGGTCGCCCCCGGCCTCAATGCCGCGCTCACCCGGCTCGGCTCGCTTTCCGGCGCCGTCGGCGAGCTGCGCTCCGCCGCGAAGGCGGGCAGCGCGGTCGGCGGCATCCGCGGCGGCATGTGGCGCCTCCCAGCAGCGCTGGCCGAGGACATCGCGTCACGCGGCGGGACGATCCGGCTGCACGCTCCGGTCGCCGCGATCGACCCCTGGGCGGCGCCGAGCGGCCAGGAGCAGGCGGCGGAGGCCGTCGAGGCCGCCCTGGCGGGCATCCTCGCCGACGAGTTCGAACTCCCGGCGCCGACGGTGGTCGGCGACGTCGACCGCCCGGCGCGCTGGAGCGTCCGACTCGCCGACGGGGAGCGGATCGACGCGGATGCCGTCGTGCTCGCCGCCCCCGCGGATCCCGCGCTCGCCCTGCTCGCGACCGCCGACGATGCGCTCGGCGACCTCGCCGGGCTCGAATGGCCGGCTTCCTCGAGTGTGGAGCTGGTCACGCTCGTGCTCGCCGACGACCGCCTGGGCGCGGCTCCGCAGGGCACCGGCGTGCTGGTCGCCGACACCGCCGACGCGGACGTGACTGCCAAGGCGATGACCCACTCCAGCGCCAAGTGGGCGTGGGTCGCGGAGGCCGCCGGCCCCGGCCGCCACGTCGTCCGCCTCTCGTACGGTCGCGCCGGCCGTCCCGCCGAGTCGCGCGAGCTTGACGATGCCGCACTGCGCGCCCTGGCCGTCGCGGACGCCGGCCGGCTGCTCAATATTCCGCTCCGGGAATCCGACCTGGTGGCATTCGCCCGGACCCCCTGGACGAACGCCCTCCCCTATGCAACAGTGGGGCAGCGGGACCGCATCCAGCGGGTCCGCGACGGAGCCGAAGCCGTCGAGGGCCTCGAGGTCACGGGGTCCTGGCTGACGGGCACCGGACTGGCCTCGGTCGTCCCGGACGCCCGCCGGGCGGCCGAGAACGCACGGGGTCTACGCTGGAAGGCACTGACCGACAACCTGTAG